The genomic DNA CTGACACCGGCGCAGCCGTAACCCTCGATGGTCGGGCCCAGAAGCCCCATGGCACCCATGCGCGCCATGACCTCGCGATCCGACGATTCCTCGCGGAAGTCCTTCTTCACCCGATCCGCCAGATAGTCGCGACAGAACTGCCGCGCCGAATCCCGGATCATGCGCTCGTCTTCCGTCAACTGCTCATCAAGCCGGAACGGATCCTCCCACTGGAACCCGACCGCACCCGACCCCGCCTGCTCCATCGCCATCGTCATGCCCGTCATCTCCTGTTTCCATCCCGCAAAATCCCACAAAAACCCGCCAGGTCCCACCCTAATCCCCCAATCAAACCCATTCGCCCACCCCCCTCGCCATGAAGGCCATGGCTGCCGGGTCACTCCCTGGGTGTCCAGGCACCCAGAAGCCTGGGCAGATCGCCAAAGCGCGCAATCAGGCTGAAGACGACCACGGCAAACAGAATGAACATGACCGCCACCGCGGCAATGACCGGCGTGTAGCCGGACCGCAGGCTGGCCAGGATCTGGACCGGCAGTGTCAGGGTCGCGTGTTGGCCGAGGAAGAACGAGATGATGTACTCGTTCATCGAGAGCACCAGCACGAACGCGAAGCCGGCCACCATGTAGGGCAGCACCATCGGAAAGATCACCGTGGTGAAGATGCGCCGACCGTCGGCACCCATGGTGCGGCCTGCCTCGAGGATTTCATCGTCGATCGATTCGAGCCCCAGCGAGATCATCACCAGTGGCAGGGTCACAAGGAATACGCCATGCCCGATGATGATGTTCCAGATCTGCCCGACGAAGCCCACCTGGCTCCAGAACACCAGCATGCCGAGCGCAGTGATCACAGGCGGCAGGGCGAACGGCACGAGGCCCGCAATGAACAGGGCCCTGGCGTAGAACACCTTGTGACGCCACAGGAAACAGGCGATCGGCAAGGCGATCGAGACCGAGATCAGGCCGGCCGAAAAGGCGATGATCACGCTGTTGCTCAGCGCCTCGAACCACTTGGCGGTCTCGAAAATTTCGGGGAACCAGCGCAACGACAAGCCGTCGGGCGGGAAGAACATGCGCTTTTTGGCATTGAGCGACACGCCGGCCACGATGATCAGCGGCGCGGCCATCATGCCGAAGACCAGGGTGAGGAAGGTGACCTTGCCCCAGCGAACCATGGTCATGCCCCGCTGGTCCGGTCGCCGCGACGGAGCCGGACGGTGAGCAGGCTCAAGGCCAGCGTGACGACCATGAAGAAGATCGAAAGTGCCGCCGCGAACGGGATGTTGCCGCGCCCCAGCGCCTGCTCGGCGATGAGCTGCGCCATCATGGTGTCCTCGGGCCGTGCGAGCCATGTCGGCGTTACGAAGGCACCCATGGTGAAGACGAAGAGCAGGATGAAGGCCGCCATGATCGTGCGGTCGAGCAGGGGCACGACAATCGTGAAGAAGGTCTTCACCGGTGAAGCGCCCATGGTCTGCGCGGCTTCGGTCAGTTCGCGGTCAAGCCGGGTGCAGGCCGGATAGAGCACCAGGACGGCGAAGGGGATGTTGAAGAAGCTGAGGCCGAACAGGTTGGCGAGGTAGCTCGGGTACCAGGATCGCGCGCGCTCGACAAAACCGAGCCACTCCGCGACGTTCGGCAGGCCGCCGCTGCGGCTCATGATGACCGACAGCGAGTAGGCGATGATCACTTCCGAAAGCGTCAGCACGCAGAGAATGAAGACCAGTGCGACGATCTGCGGGCGCCGGCGGAAGCGGCTGATGAAAAAGGTGAAGGGCACGGCGACGACGAGCGAGAAGAAGCTCGCCAGCGCGGCGAACTGCACCGAGACCCAGAGATGAGTGGTGAAGAGCGGCGAGAAGAAACGCGCGTAGTGTTCGAGGTCGAAACCGGGTTTGTAGAATGACTCCGTCCGGACCGCGAAACTGATGACCAGCATGATCACGAACGGGATCATGAAGAAGATGCCGATCATCAGGCTCGGATAGATGCCGAAGGGGAACGCCTTCAGGGGGTGGACGATTCCCCTGACGACGACGCGACCGAAGAAGCCCTCGGTCGGGCCGGAATCCTGCTGCAGCGCCCGGTCGGTCATGCCTTCAGGACCACACAGCTTTCGGCCGGCAACTCGACCTTGACCCGGTCACCCTTGTGCACGTCGGGCCGGTCCTTCGGTGTTGCCATGGCGATGACGGGGAGAGCCCCGCATTCGACGAATGTCTCCACGCTTGCTCCGACGTCGCGCACGAAGGTGACGACGCCGTCGAGCCGATTCGGGCCCGCGTTGCTTTCGGGGAAGACATGCACGTCCTCGGGCCGCACGGAGACCACCACCTCGTCGCCGTCGGCGATACCCTCCGGGCGCCCGGCCGTCGCGAATCTGTCGTCGCCGACCAGAATGGTATCGCCGGCAGCCTGATGGGCACGGAT from Rhodospirillales bacterium includes the following:
- a CDS encoding ABC transporter permease gives rise to the protein MVRWGKVTFLTLVFGMMAAPLIIVAGVSLNAKKRMFFPPDGLSLRWFPEIFETAKWFEALSNSVIIAFSAGLISVSIALPIACFLWRHKVFYARALFIAGLVPFALPPVITALGMLVFWSQVGFVGQIWNIIIGHGVFLVTLPLVMISLGLESIDDEILEAGRTMGADGRRIFTTVIFPMVLPYMVAGFAFVLVLSMNEYIISFFLGQHATLTLPVQILASLRSGYTPVIAAVAVMFILFAVVVFSLIARFGDLPRLLGAWTPRE
- a CDS encoding ABC transporter permease, yielding MTDRALQQDSGPTEGFFGRVVVRGIVHPLKAFPFGIYPSLMIGIFFMIPFVIMLVISFAVRTESFYKPGFDLEHYARFFSPLFTTHLWVSVQFAALASFFSLVVAVPFTFFISRFRRRPQIVALVFILCVLTLSEVIIAYSLSVIMSRSGGLPNVAEWLGFVERARSWYPSYLANLFGLSFFNIPFAVLVLYPACTRLDRELTEAAQTMGASPVKTFFTIVVPLLDRTIMAAFILLFVFTMGAFVTPTWLARPEDTMMAQLIAEQALGRGNIPFAAALSIFFMVVTLALSLLTVRLRRGDRTSGA